The following coding sequences lie in one Haemorhous mexicanus isolate bHaeMex1 chromosome 10, bHaeMex1.pri, whole genome shotgun sequence genomic window:
- the GPR160 gene encoding probable G-protein coupled receptor 160, protein MAARPCENGSGSGQYHCTHTSQRLEISYMLVLIMLGKVFLDFFMLQMRARPAKVSFMGYFCVSVALLDFTLLLSMCFIFCFEDFALWGVRFTEYHICLFTQIASLTYGIVPYPVYLVAALDYYTTVSQTSQFPTRGRKLLYAFAVVVIWISGLFCTLQVPAVSEELQMQNSVSPSPCPLSGSQQSSSVSWAMVLLLVTALLACWKEVTTMLLSARLLSFSSQPVLMFPYVPNNNTCFKWQLLSRLLLCFLGTWAPLVVLQVAVLLLGVQIPAYVEMNVPWLCFINSFLLAAAYWCRCNDVELTEEGWCTDPFVSWKFCFMPFNNESTKPADKPGTVIVIC, encoded by the coding sequence ATGGCTGCCAGACCCTGTGAAAATGGTTCTGGTTCTGGTCAGTACCACTGCACCCACACCAGCCAACGTCTTGAAATCAGCTACATGCTGGTCCTGATTATGCTTGGAAAAGTCTTCCTTGATTTCTTCATGTTGCAAATGAGGGCAAGACCTGCGAAAGTCAGTTTTATGGGATACTTCTGCGTTTCAGTGGCACTTCTTGATttcacactgctgctgagcatgtgtttcattttctgttttgaggACTTTGCGCTCTGGGGCGTGCGATTCACGGAGTACCACATCTGCCTCTTCACCCAGATCGCCTCTCTGACCTACGGCATTGTGCCTTACCCAGTGTACCTGGTGGCTGCTCTGGATTATTACACCACCGTCTCCCAAACATCCCAGTTCCCTACAAGAGGTCGGAAGTTACTTTATGCATTTGCCGTGGTGGTTATATGGATTTCTGGGTTGTTTTGCACTCTCCAAGTTCCTGCTGtctctgaagagctgcagaTGCAGAACAGTGTTTCCCCTTCCCCGTGCCCTCTCtctggcagccagcagagctcctcGGTGTCGTGggccatggtgctgctgctggtcacAGCGCTCCTGGCTTGCTGGAAGGAGGTGACAACCATGCTGCTGTCTGCCAGgctcctctccttttccagccagcctgtgctgatgtTCCCCTACGTGCCTAACAACAACACTTGCTTTAAgtggcagctcctgagcaggCTCCTCCTGTGTTTCCTTGGCACTTGGGCACCACTTGTTGTTCTCCAGGTGGCGGTTCTGCTCCTGGGTGTGCAGATCCCAGCCTATGTAGAGATGAAcgtgccctggctgtgcttcaTCAACAgctttctcctggcagcagcctaCTGGTGCCGGTGCAACGATGTGGAGCTGACAGAGGAGGGGTGGTGCACAGACCCCTTTGTCAGCTGGAAATTCTGCTTTATGCCGTTCAACAATGAAAGCACAAAGCCAGCTGATAAGCCAGGCACAGTAATTGTCATCTGTTAA